A stretch of the Candidatus Ozemobacteraceae bacterium genome encodes the following:
- a CDS encoding VWA domain-containing protein — translation MFKEPTNLLLTLAGLIWAALLARRVITDLQARRERFATNLMISRMAAHQPTRRPVNKWLMMLLAFALIGVGLARPTGGNVEEQVTGRGMDVIVALDVSTSMKAPDIDGNSRLDVARALIERLLGALRNDRVGLVAFAGDTMVQCPLTPDKGAFLTFLERVDPAMLTIQGTNLAAAIETSLDRFDYVASRTRVIVLVSDGEDRDQARVTKAVADAVKRGVPIYTVGIGSLEGSYLPEGRDMWGRVVYKTFKGERVVTKLDDAMLRRIANDARGAYFRAKDVASAKKVAEALEALPRTAMHQGTQIVTRELFQWPVLLAFLLLLVEWMVSERIPYEREKDHWLKRL, via the coding sequence ATGTTCAAAGAACCGACGAACCTGCTTCTGACGCTTGCCGGCCTGATCTGGGCCGCCCTGCTCGCCCGCCGCGTCATCACCGACCTTCAGGCGCGACGCGAGCGGTTCGCCACGAACCTGATGATCTCGAGAATGGCGGCGCACCAGCCGACGCGCCGCCCCGTGAACAAGTGGCTGATGATGCTCTTGGCGTTCGCCCTCATCGGGGTCGGTCTCGCCCGACCGACGGGCGGCAACGTGGAAGAACAGGTGACGGGCCGCGGGATGGACGTGATCGTCGCGCTGGACGTTTCGACCTCCATGAAGGCGCCGGATATCGACGGGAACTCGCGGCTCGACGTCGCACGAGCCCTCATCGAGCGCCTGCTCGGGGCCCTGCGCAACGATCGCGTCGGCCTGGTCGCGTTCGCCGGCGACACGATGGTCCAGTGCCCGCTGACCCCCGACAAGGGAGCGTTCCTGACGTTCCTCGAACGCGTCGACCCGGCGATGCTGACGATCCAGGGCACGAACCTGGCCGCCGCGATCGAGACGTCGCTCGACCGGTTCGACTACGTCGCTTCGCGGACGCGCGTGATCGTCCTGGTCTCCGACGGCGAAGACCGGGACCAGGCGCGGGTGACGAAAGCCGTTGCCGACGCCGTCAAACGGGGCGTGCCGATCTACACGGTCGGCATCGGAAGCCTCGAAGGCAGTTACCTCCCCGAGGGGCGCGACATGTGGGGCCGCGTCGTCTACAAAACCTTCAAAGGCGAGCGGGTCGTGACGAAGCTCGACGACGCGATGCTTCGCAGGATCGCGAATGACGCCCGCGGAGCCTATTTTCGGGCGAAGGACGTCGCCAGCGCGAAAAAGGTCGCGGAAGCTCTCGAAGCTCTCCCGAGAACCGCCATGCATCAGGGAACGCAGATCGTGACCCGCGAACTGTTCCAATGGCCGGTTCTGCTGGCCTTCCTGCTGCTGCTGGTCGAATGGATGGTTTCCGAACGTATTCCCTACGAGCGAGAAAAAGATCATTGGCTGAAACGGCTATGA
- a CDS encoding bifunctional UDP-sugar hydrolase/5'-nucleotidase, translated as MHRHEPRELRRSSPNHPFSFRGYALILLLAGFLTAPFSASAAPVRLVILHTGDIHGHMSPQPDPTTASEPKPLVGGYAALATVVDQERLAALKSGGIALYMDGGDSFQGTPVVDETKGMCMIAAKNLLRTFAVTIGNHDFDYGVAGLASAAAAARYPMLACNVFDTKTGRLLPFLKPYVRLSLKGIDVAFIGLLSPDTARISLAENVEGVDFRDPVPILSELIPRLRRQGVDFVVLLSHVGLEDDKKLADAVPGIDLILGSHSHTPMTEPFFSEQRLVPIIHNAFDNRVVGKVTLDLEPWRTVIQYEPISMYIASYPENSAMKRLVAGYQDEIDAKMSAFVGTSSVDLIRGIIGGDSPEGSFISDAIRQIAGADFAFTNIGGVRYPVWKGPVTKNDLFLLQPFLNYVDVITMTGEQIVELMEKSLSAGFSPVTDADNQFAMENFKLRASGMIREFQGEYGYLIPSNLKVTFDPHRPPMKRIVEITDDSGGKLDPKRRYKVALNSYMSTGGDGYTYLKSMKRTTTGILVRDAIERYIESSGGISVLPPVRMNNTALTVEPIQ; from the coding sequence ATGCATCGCCACGAGCCCCGGGAGCTTCGTCGTTCCTCCCCGAATCACCCGTTTTCATTCCGCGGATATGCGCTGATCCTGCTTTTGGCAGGATTCCTGACGGCGCCGTTTTCCGCATCCGCCGCTCCTGTCAGGCTCGTCATTCTCCACACCGGCGACATCCACGGCCACATGTCGCCTCAGCCTGACCCGACGACGGCGAGCGAACCCAAGCCTCTCGTCGGCGGGTACGCGGCGCTCGCGACCGTCGTCGACCAGGAACGCCTTGCCGCGCTGAAATCCGGTGGTATAGCATTATATATGGATGGCGGCGATTCGTTCCAGGGCACCCCCGTCGTCGACGAGACCAAGGGAATGTGCATGATCGCCGCGAAGAACCTCCTCAGAACCTTCGCCGTCACGATCGGAAACCACGATTTCGATTACGGGGTCGCGGGGCTCGCTTCAGCGGCGGCGGCGGCTCGATACCCCATGCTCGCCTGCAACGTGTTCGACACGAAAACCGGTCGGCTTCTTCCCTTCCTGAAGCCCTACGTCAGGCTTTCCCTCAAGGGAATCGACGTCGCTTTCATCGGCCTTCTCTCCCCGGACACCGCGCGCATTTCCCTCGCGGAAAACGTCGAAGGGGTCGATTTTCGCGATCCGGTACCGATTCTCTCCGAACTCATTCCGCGACTTCGAAGGCAGGGGGTCGATTTCGTCGTTCTTCTCTCGCATGTAGGACTGGAAGACGACAAGAAGCTCGCAGACGCCGTTCCGGGCATCGACCTCATTCTCGGAAGTCACAGTCACACCCCGATGACCGAGCCCTTCTTCAGTGAGCAACGGCTTGTCCCGATCATCCACAACGCCTTCGACAACCGCGTCGTCGGGAAAGTCACGCTTGACCTGGAGCCGTGGCGAACGGTCATCCAGTATGAGCCGATTTCGATGTATATCGCATCCTATCCTGAAAATTCGGCGATGAAGCGTCTCGTCGCCGGGTATCAGGATGAAATCGATGCAAAGATGAGCGCCTTCGTGGGCACGTCTTCCGTCGACCTGATACGCGGAATCATCGGCGGGGACTCTCCCGAAGGGTCTTTTATATCAGACGCTATACGTCAGATCGCCGGCGCCGATTTCGCCTTCACCAATATCGGCGGAGTGCGCTACCCGGTCTGGAAGGGCCCCGTGACGAAGAATGATCTGTTCCTGCTGCAACCGTTCCTGAACTATGTCGATGTCATCACCATGACCGGCGAGCAGATCGTCGAGTTGATGGAAAAATCACTCTCTGCGGGATTTTCACCGGTTACCGATGCGGACAACCAGTTCGCAATGGAGAATTTCAAACTGCGCGCGAGCGGCATGATACGGGAATTTCAGGGGGAATACGGGTATCTGATTCCTTCGAATCTCAAAGTCACTTTCGATCCACATCGCCCCCCGATGAAACGCATCGTCGAGATCACCGACGACAGCGGCGGAAAGCTCGACCCGAAGCGCCGTTACAAGGTCGCGTTGAACTCGTATATGAGCACGGGCGGCGATGGATACACGTATCTGAAGTCGATGAAACGCACCACCACGGGCATTCTTGTCCGGGACGCCATCGAGCGGTATATCGAATCCTCTGGTGGAATCAGCGTCCTCCCGCCCGTGCGCATGAACAACACGGCGCTCACCGTCGAGCCGATTCAATAA
- a CDS encoding BatD family protein, whose amino-acid sequence MPKTCHLIHEAGMRLRDSHLRHVALLVMLVSLLAVVPGVALDASLDAEVDRTTVRFGESLTLTLTLSQALGGGGGRQIITPNVDSIPDFDIAGRRTAQNMSFINGVGQVQVQTSLELVPRGPGEFTIPAMGFKLPDGRSVSSKAIKVKVLPPEDESAAGQGSTQPAAPEEDDASRVANGGGMSLFKAFSMLLLITAAVICLPILLSWYMSGRAASSRTRVSPATDEGAPNTSETGAVEDAKIVSVATPSAEKVDFEREVERLKIEYKEPTLEFYRVYFDIFHKALVAANPRMKPEQTPDELRRTAEEHFPPAVSSRMKPVVDEWEGVTYARMLPSRPFSALHDDARTIVRSLIHRQETHR is encoded by the coding sequence ATGCCGAAGACCTGTCACCTGATCCATGAGGCCGGAATGCGACTGCGGGATTCGCACCTGCGGCACGTTGCCTTGCTCGTGATGCTGGTGTCTCTTCTCGCAGTCGTCCCGGGCGTCGCACTGGACGCCTCTCTCGACGCGGAGGTCGACCGGACGACCGTCAGGTTCGGCGAGTCCCTGACACTGACGCTCACCCTGTCGCAGGCGCTCGGCGGTGGAGGTGGCCGTCAGATCATCACACCCAACGTCGATTCGATACCCGACTTCGACATTGCCGGCAGACGAACGGCTCAGAACATGAGTTTCATCAACGGCGTCGGCCAGGTCCAGGTACAGACGTCGCTGGAACTTGTGCCGCGCGGCCCAGGCGAGTTCACGATCCCCGCCATGGGGTTCAAATTGCCCGACGGCCGAAGCGTGAGTTCGAAGGCGATCAAGGTGAAGGTGCTTCCCCCTGAAGACGAGAGCGCGGCGGGGCAGGGAAGCACGCAGCCGGCCGCACCGGAGGAAGACGACGCCTCGCGCGTCGCGAACGGCGGCGGAATGAGCCTGTTCAAGGCGTTTTCGATGCTTCTTCTCATCACGGCCGCCGTGATCTGTCTGCCGATTCTGCTTTCCTGGTACATGAGCGGCCGCGCGGCATCGTCGCGAACGCGCGTTTCCCCTGCGACCGACGAGGGTGCTCCAAATACGTCGGAGACCGGGGCCGTCGAGGACGCGAAGATCGTTTCCGTCGCCACTCCTTCCGCGGAGAAGGTTGATTTCGAGCGGGAGGTCGAGCGCCTCAAGATCGAATACAAGGAACCGACGCTCGAATTCTATAGAGTATACTTTGATATTTTCCACAAGGCCCTCGTTGCGGCGAATCCGAGAATGAAGCCGGAGCAGACGCCCGACGAGCTCCGGCGGACCGCCGAAGAGCATTTCCCGCCCGCCGTCTCGTCGCGCATGAAGCCGGTCGTCGACGAGTGGGAAGGCGTGACCTATGCGCGGATGCTCCCCTCGCGCCCCTTCAGCGCACTCCATGACGACGCGCGCACGATCGTGCGTTCCCTCATCCACAGACAGGAGACCCACCGATGA
- a CDS encoding DUF58 domain-containing protein, which translates to MLPRELLAEIRHIEIRTRHLVDSVYAGGYRSVFKGRGIEFAGIREYSRGDEYRSIDWRVTARTGELHVREHIEERELQMAVALDLSASMSFGTGSREKRETAVEFAAAMAMAADRNNDRVGICLFTSRVEKFVPPAKGRTHVLRLIRDLMYTLPEEKASDARPALAFLNHSLRRRSIVFLVTDGISLPAMERELRITAARHDLILVLVEDPRETTMPDVGLIELEDPETGEETIWDTSDPVSVERCMNEARRDRAALIARAKRLGIDVIRLSAGESVIRPICRLFAEREKRAASGG; encoded by the coding sequence ATGCTTCCCCGCGAGTTGCTGGCCGAAATCCGCCATATCGAGATACGGACGCGTCATCTCGTCGATTCGGTCTACGCCGGCGGATATCGGTCGGTATTCAAAGGCCGGGGCATCGAGTTCGCGGGCATTCGCGAATACTCACGCGGTGACGAATACCGGTCGATCGACTGGCGGGTCACGGCCCGCACGGGCGAACTTCACGTCCGGGAGCACATCGAGGAACGCGAGCTGCAGATGGCGGTCGCCCTCGATCTCTCGGCCTCGATGTCGTTCGGCACCGGCTCGCGCGAGAAACGTGAGACCGCCGTCGAATTCGCCGCCGCGATGGCGATGGCGGCCGATCGCAATAACGACCGCGTCGGCATCTGCCTTTTCACCAGCCGCGTCGAGAAGTTCGTGCCGCCGGCGAAGGGGCGGACGCACGTCCTGAGGCTGATCCGCGACCTGATGTATACGCTGCCCGAGGAAAAGGCGTCCGACGCCAGGCCGGCGCTGGCCTTTCTGAATCACTCCCTGCGCCGCCGCTCGATCGTGTTCCTCGTCACCGACGGCATCAGTCTTCCCGCGATGGAGCGCGAACTCCGGATCACCGCCGCACGTCACGACCTGATCCTCGTCCTCGTCGAGGACCCCCGGGAAACGACGATGCCCGACGTCGGCCTGATCGAACTGGAAGACCCCGAAACCGGCGAGGAGACGATCTGGGATACGTCCGATCCGGTTTCGGTCGAGAGATGCATGAATGAGGCCCGGCGCGACCGGGCCGCCCTGATTGCGCGCGCGAAACGGCTCGGGATCGACGTTATCCGGCTGAGTGCGGGCGAATCCGTCATCCGGCCGATCTGCAGGCTGTTCGCCGAACGTGAAAAACGCGCCGCTTCGGGCGGATAA
- a CDS encoding tetratricopeptide repeat protein gives MKAHKEKLRVILYTSHHMVRGEVHLYENSRLSDILNADTATKDFLPITNAKLTDLRTGSVVEVAFLSVNRRQVEMVLEDDEAIAVFKARDMISKRRYADALQFAQRAVKAVPRDAEAQYLLGLCLAKTGDPRSAKAAFEACLKLDPNPELSQNAREMLNSL, from the coding sequence ATGAAAGCGCACAAGGAAAAACTCAGAGTCATTCTGTACACCTCCCATCACATGGTTCGCGGTGAGGTGCATCTGTATGAGAACAGTCGCCTGTCAGACATTCTCAATGCCGACACGGCGACCAAGGACTTTCTCCCCATCACCAATGCGAAGCTAACCGATCTTCGCACCGGCAGCGTCGTCGAAGTGGCGTTTCTCTCGGTCAACCGGCGCCAGGTTGAGATGGTGCTCGAGGATGACGAGGCGATCGCGGTTTTCAAGGCCCGCGACATGATCTCCAAGCGCCGGTACGCCGATGCCCTCCAATTTGCCCAGCGCGCGGTCAAGGCGGTTCCGCGCGATGCCGAGGCCCAGTATCTGCTCGGCCTCTGTCTCGCGAAAACCGGCGATCCGCGAAGCGCGAAGGCGGCGTTCGAAGCCTGCCTCAAGCTCGATCCGAATCCCGAACTTTCCCAGAACGCCCGGGAAATGCTGAATTCGCTGTGA
- a CDS encoding MoxR family ATPase, whose amino-acid sequence MNAGIDPALKSGIEEAGKIVAQVRSEVGKVLVGQKHLLDRLIAALITNGHILLEGVPGLAKTLAIKALARTITVDFSRIQFTPDLLPADLIGTRIYDPQKTAFFTHKGPIFAQFVLADEINRAPAKVQSALLEGMEERQVTIEHETFKLPEPFLVLATQNPIETEGTYALSEAQVDRFLFKVNVGYPGFEEERLVVQRMGLAEEAHTLDVIKPVLDAKSVAGLREMAKKVYVDEKIVEYILRLVDATRRPQEYRLELKGYIRYGASPRASIYLARAARAIALIAGRPYVKPDDVKAILPDILRHRIIPTYEAEADEIDSEEIVRRLSDGVPVP is encoded by the coding sequence ATGAACGCTGGAATCGACCCCGCCCTGAAGTCCGGCATCGAGGAGGCCGGCAAGATCGTCGCCCAGGTGCGATCCGAGGTCGGCAAGGTTCTCGTCGGGCAGAAGCACCTGCTCGACAGGCTTATCGCCGCCCTCATCACCAACGGGCACATCCTTCTCGAAGGCGTGCCGGGCCTTGCCAAGACCCTCGCCATCAAGGCGCTCGCCCGCACGATCACCGTCGACTTCTCGCGCATCCAGTTCACGCCTGACCTGCTGCCGGCCGACCTGATCGGAACGCGCATCTACGACCCCCAGAAGACGGCGTTCTTCACGCACAAGGGGCCGATCTTCGCCCAGTTCGTCCTCGCCGACGAGATCAACCGCGCGCCGGCCAAGGTCCAGAGCGCGCTTCTCGAAGGCATGGAGGAGCGTCAGGTGACGATCGAACATGAGACGTTCAAACTGCCCGAACCGTTCCTGGTGCTCGCGACCCAGAACCCGATCGAAACCGAGGGAACCTACGCCCTGTCCGAAGCGCAGGTCGACCGCTTTCTGTTCAAGGTGAACGTCGGCTACCCCGGGTTCGAGGAGGAACGCCTTGTCGTCCAGCGCATGGGCCTCGCCGAAGAGGCGCACACGCTCGACGTCATCAAGCCGGTGCTCGACGCGAAGAGCGTGGCCGGGCTGCGCGAGATGGCGAAAAAAGTCTACGTCGACGAGAAGATCGTCGAATACATCCTCCGCCTCGTCGATGCGACACGCAGACCGCAGGAATACCGTCTCGAACTGAAGGGGTATATCCGCTACGGGGCCTCGCCGCGCGCCTCGATCTATCTCGCGAGGGCCGCACGGGCGATCGCGCTGATCGCCGGCAGGCCGTACGTGAAACCCGACGACGTGAAGGCCATTCTGCCCGATATTCTTCGTCACCGCATCATCCCGACCTACGAGGCGGAAGCCGACGAGATCGATTCCGAGGAGATCGTCCGGCGACTGTCGGACGGCGTGCCGGTTCCCTGA
- a CDS encoding VWA domain-containing protein: protein MRWLDPEFILLAALIGLAIGYKLLVVGPLKRGGLRFPLAHRLVGAEPSLRVRLIWLPDLVRFALLVLLVLGLMRPQWGIEHETVNRQGIDIMLALDVSGSMAAEDFKPNRLKAAQSITERFINGIRDHRLGLVVFAGLALTQCPLTMDYGVVTELLRRSDLRMIRADGTAIGDALINAVYKFKKTPGEKRDQVVILLTDGENNSGVVDPLEAAKVAAERGIRVYTIGVGSVEGAPVPVDTPMGRQYARNPDGSLMIPKIDEQLLKDIAYVTQGKYFRATDNTTLESIYETISKLEKGKIDVGRTVQYAERAEWFLLPAFALLAIELFLRGRVFARVF from the coding sequence ATGAGATGGCTCGACCCCGAGTTCATCCTGCTTGCGGCCCTCATCGGCCTCGCGATCGGGTACAAACTGCTCGTCGTCGGGCCTCTCAAGCGCGGCGGTTTGCGGTTTCCCCTCGCGCATCGGCTCGTCGGAGCCGAGCCCTCCCTGCGCGTGCGGCTCATCTGGCTTCCCGACTTGGTGCGCTTCGCCCTGCTGGTGCTGCTCGTTCTCGGGCTCATGCGGCCGCAGTGGGGCATTGAGCACGAGACGGTGAACCGGCAGGGAATCGACATCATGCTCGCTCTCGACGTTTCCGGCAGTATGGCGGCCGAGGATTTCAAGCCGAACCGGCTGAAAGCCGCCCAGTCGATCACCGAGCGGTTCATCAACGGCATCCGTGATCATCGGCTCGGCCTCGTCGTGTTCGCCGGTCTCGCCCTCACGCAGTGTCCGCTGACGATGGATTACGGCGTCGTTACCGAACTGCTGCGCCGTTCGGACCTGAGAATGATCAGGGCGGACGGCACGGCGATCGGAGACGCGCTGATCAACGCCGTCTACAAGTTCAAGAAAACGCCCGGCGAGAAACGCGACCAGGTCGTGATTCTGCTGACAGACGGCGAAAACAATTCCGGCGTCGTCGATCCCCTCGAAGCCGCGAAGGTCGCTGCCGAACGCGGAATCCGTGTCTACACGATCGGCGTCGGCAGCGTCGAGGGAGCGCCGGTTCCCGTCGATACGCCGATGGGCCGCCAGTATGCGCGGAACCCCGACGGCTCGCTGATGATTCCGAAGATCGACGAACAACTGCTCAAGGATATCGCCTACGTGACGCAGGGAAAATACTTCCGGGCGACCGACAATACGACGCTCGAATCGATATACGAGACGATATCGAAACTCGAGAAGGGCAAGATCGATGTCGGCCGCACCGTCCAGTATGCCGAACGCGCCGAATGGTTCCTGCTGCCGGCGTTCGCGCTGCTCGCCATCGAGCTGTTCCTGCGCGGCAGAGTCTTCGCGAGGGTGTTCTGA
- a CDS encoding RlmE family RNA methyltransferase, producing MAKAWFKDRLNDPWLRKARQEQFRSRAAYKLEEIHRKYKLLKPGMKILDLGAAPGSWTQMALHCLNGKGLVVAIDLLPIDPIEGAIILQGDIRAEESQKKIADAAKGKFDVILSDMAPDTTGIHHADTSNSAALVTLALDLCAKWLKPGGSFVAKVFEGSEYKDLHSEAKKKFEFLKSVNPEASLTRSREVYLVGTGFKGNAPT from the coding sequence ATGGCAAAAGCCTGGTTCAAGGACCGCCTGAACGATCCGTGGCTCCGAAAGGCCCGCCAGGAGCAGTTCCGCTCGCGCGCGGCCTACAAGCTCGAGGAAATCCACCGCAAATACAAACTGCTGAAGCCCGGCATGAAGATTCTCGATCTCGGAGCTGCGCCCGGCAGCTGGACGCAGATGGCCCTTCACTGTCTGAACGGGAAAGGGCTCGTCGTCGCCATCGACCTCCTCCCGATCGACCCGATCGAGGGCGCCATCATTCTCCAGGGCGATATACGTGCCGAAGAGTCGCAAAAGAAGATCGCCGATGCCGCCAAAGGCAAGTTCGACGTCATTCTGAGCGATATGGCGCCAGACACGACCGGCATCCACCATGCCGACACATCGAACTCCGCCGCCCTGGTGACGCTTGCTCTCGATCTCTGCGCCAAGTGGCTCAAGCCCGGCGGCAGCTTCGTGGCCAAGGTATTCGAAGGCTCCGAATACAAGGATCTTCATTCCGAGGCAAAAAAAAAGTTCGAGTTCCTCAAATCCGTCAACCCCGAAGCCTCCCTCACGAGAAGCCGCGAAGTCTACCTCGTCGGAACCGGCTTCAAAGGCAATGCTCCGACGTAA
- a CDS encoding FHA domain-containing protein has protein sequence MAQTLSGPDESDPGALFVVDVAVPPGSGPAWRLTFDPAAVQFMGLVAPTPEVQLSGDSMLEIASDNGKGGKYRVKFLPFPNASVADFKLAQAATGGATLHVAFVAKAEEKQYHLHVLVGGILLLIVAWAVWRYQKKNPGLMSTRSLFLNFEELQKAREQFFSDLSATPPQDVPPAADSTQAMPVVTASPGPADRQNQGPRAERTLEMPVSVPKPEPNDVPKEPVAIPAGGPKTPPGSSEVVQRADEPPKPAAEEPGETAEMPVVDVRQEEPAEAFDTSKKTVARSGVSGNIQAVDATVGMPGAPQPLEKAGSSDKTISRSGFLRQSEAVPASASIIVKLTDENGRIFEGRGVEVLIGRAKECNISMTAAEVSRRHLLIRRDGDGFAAVPQTTSNVTEINGIPVKAVSGVRSGDKLSLGGTVFTIEIAI, from the coding sequence GTGGCGCAGACCTTGTCCGGGCCCGACGAGTCGGATCCCGGCGCGCTCTTCGTCGTCGATGTCGCTGTCCCCCCCGGAAGCGGCCCCGCCTGGCGGTTGACGTTCGATCCCGCGGCGGTGCAGTTCATGGGGCTCGTTGCCCCGACGCCGGAAGTTCAGCTGTCGGGCGACTCGATGCTTGAAATCGCATCGGATAACGGGAAGGGAGGGAAATATCGGGTCAAATTTCTCCCGTTCCCGAATGCGTCGGTTGCGGATTTCAAACTGGCACAGGCCGCGACGGGAGGAGCAACACTCCATGTTGCGTTCGTCGCGAAAGCGGAAGAGAAGCAGTATCACCTGCACGTCCTGGTCGGCGGCATTCTTCTGCTGATCGTCGCATGGGCCGTCTGGCGTTACCAGAAGAAGAATCCTGGTCTCATGTCGACGCGATCACTGTTTCTGAATTTCGAGGAACTCCAGAAGGCTCGCGAGCAGTTTTTTTCCGATCTATCGGCGACGCCTCCTCAGGACGTGCCCCCTGCCGCCGATTCGACGCAGGCGATGCCCGTTGTGACGGCTTCTCCCGGGCCCGCCGATCGGCAGAATCAGGGGCCTCGAGCCGAGCGAACGCTCGAAATGCCGGTTTCCGTGCCGAAACCCGAACCGAACGACGTTCCGAAGGAACCGGTTGCGATACCGGCGGGGGGACCCAAAACTCCTCCCGGTTCTTCTGAGGTCGTTCAGCGGGCTGATGAACCACCGAAGCCGGCGGCGGAAGAACCCGGCGAAACCGCCGAGATGCCTGTTGTCGATGTGAGGCAAGAAGAGCCGGCCGAAGCCTTCGACACATCGAAAAAGACGGTTGCCCGGAGCGGCGTCTCGGGGAACATCCAGGCTGTCGATGCGACGGTTGGCATGCCGGGCGCGCCGCAACCGCTCGAGAAGGCCGGCTCCTCGGACAAGACGATTTCCAGAAGCGGATTTTTGCGGCAGAGCGAAGCGGTGCCTGCGTCGGCCTCCATCATCGTGAAACTCACGGATGAGAACGGAAGGATATTCGAGGGGCGCGGCGTGGAGGTGCTGATCGGCCGTGCGAAAGAGTGCAATATTTCGATGACCGCGGCGGAGGTGAGCCGCCGGCATCTCCTTATCAGGCGTGATGGGGACGGGTTCGCCGCGGTGCCGCAGACGACGTCGAACGTTACGGAAATCAACGGCATTCCCGTAAAAGCCGTATCCGGAGTCCGGTCAGGCGACAAGCTGTCCCTCGGCGGCACGGTGTTCACGATCGAGATCGCGATCTGA
- a CDS encoding hotdog domain-containing protein — protein sequence MTQGTTLTHVFGAAVAVCRVCRNSCGYCAFRNVECGLVSLEQLSAEFAGFAKGGAVQVSLMSGESPHEYPSIQFALKRESCISYAEYLRKACSLAVEAGLLPVVEAGALAPFDIQTVSEAAASIRFSLTAAGLHGKGEAHAEARSRGPDHAKGLIEQAHRWQLPYHLDFLIGIGETEADRHEFIKTIGAFCGADPWLQDVRLVPFQPVPGTPMSSRPPLGFDQTAAAMCVLREAFPVHCRAIAPHLFSRFAELAGHGLNDLGPLPFLNGDPVMPGFPVPAFETLKNRLAEHNILLSERLPLTTPAAENRGSMSAVLATVRNRIVNRNQAKIKLIDDKHCFVCGPRNPQGLQITLQKNDPGTCSTVWTSGPAHQGYAGIVHGGILTTLLDEMMGHAIISTGVLAVTAEMRIKFLRPAPIGFPLTVVGNRTDGRGRVHLAKGVVMMADGTVLAEAEGRFVEC from the coding sequence ATGACACAGGGAACAACGCTCACGCATGTTTTCGGCGCGGCTGTGGCCGTCTGCCGCGTCTGCCGCAACTCCTGCGGATACTGCGCTTTCCGGAACGTCGAATGCGGCCTGGTTTCTCTCGAACAGCTCTCCGCCGAATTCGCCGGGTTCGCCAAGGGAGGCGCCGTGCAGGTTTCTCTCATGTCCGGCGAATCGCCGCATGAGTATCCCTCGATCCAGTTCGCCCTCAAGCGGGAATCCTGCATTTCGTACGCCGAGTATCTCCGGAAAGCGTGCTCGCTTGCCGTGGAGGCGGGACTTCTTCCGGTCGTCGAAGCCGGCGCCCTCGCCCCGTTCGACATCCAGACGGTTTCCGAAGCGGCCGCCTCGATCCGGTTTTCCCTCACCGCCGCGGGCCTGCACGGGAAAGGCGAAGCGCATGCCGAGGCCCGAAGCCGCGGCCCGGATCACGCGAAAGGGCTGATCGAGCAGGCGCACCGGTGGCAGCTTCCCTACCATCTCGATTTTCTGATCGGCATCGGCGAAACCGAAGCCGATCGTCACGAGTTCATCAAGACCATCGGCGCCTTCTGCGGAGCGGATCCGTGGCTGCAAGACGTCCGCCTGGTCCCGTTCCAGCCCGTCCCGGGAACCCCGATGAGCAGCAGGCCGCCTCTCGGGTTCGACCAGACCGCCGCGGCCATGTGCGTTCTTCGCGAGGCGTTTCCCGTTCATTGTCGCGCGATCGCGCCCCACCTCTTCTCGCGGTTTGCCGAGCTCGCCGGGCACGGGCTGAACGATCTCGGACCGCTTCCCTTCCTGAACGGCGATCCGGTCATGCCGGGCTTTCCCGTTCCCGCGTTTGAGACGCTGAAAAACAGGCTGGCCGAGCATAACATTCTGCTCAGCGAGCGGCTCCCCCTGACGACGCCCGCGGCCGAGAACAGGGGTTCCATGTCAGCGGTTCTGGCCACCGTGCGAAACAGGATCGTGAACCGCAACCAGGCGAAAATCAAGCTGATCGACGACAAGCACTGCTTCGTCTGCGGCCCCAGGAACCCTCAAGGGCTCCAGATCACCCTTCAGAAGAACGACCCCGGCACCTGCTCCACGGTCTGGACGTCGGGCCCGGCGCACCAGGGCTACGCCGGGATCGTTCACGGGGGCATTCTCACGACGCTGCTCGACGAAATGATGGGTCACGCGATCATCTCCACCGGCGTACTCGCCGTAACGGCGGAAATGCGTATCAAGTTTCTGCGCCCCGCACCGATCGGCTTCCCGCTGACCGTCGTCGGAAACCGTACGGACGGTCGCGGTCGAGTGCATCTTGCGAAAGGCGTCGTGATGATGGCGGACGGCACGGTTCTGGCCGAGGCCGAAGGACGGTTCGTTGAGTGCTGA